The proteins below are encoded in one region of Helianthus annuus cultivar XRQ/B chromosome 2, HanXRQr2.0-SUNRISE, whole genome shotgun sequence:
- the LOC110902289 gene encoding uncharacterized protein LOC110902289 yields the protein MSFYKSMSALTRDFLVIPLHFSKIWLSSAVGDNMVVIKSINEKVWNVNFSKNNGTFAFTEGWSKVVCDLSLSDGCILLFKQVNPYNYILTPFFKETPYPLCDPGISLFLSISSLPNRNYIESFCHVFNDQSVNTLLLPTFVVKNTIGVGKLRRPMKVHLNSWDSLDVFVEKDSDSKCYFFTNGWNNIVQHLGVRTQNLVVLRYIFDYNFQLTLFDVNGSEVVIPRVALKFNSHPGFPSSTPLVNNVDDFHHDDDIKSELDPEVDVLFEPSDSDESVVGSSDSDLSIDDDFDDDDFEDSTCESDDDKKEPDYQPLEFEWEYHPRHFRLNSKVASLARVDVSGKMTVQNLAGVDTVVTFRPEKHGVGFRYVANAWRTKFTKPNGINAPHRCTFVYSPDADKLILKKVSK from the exons ATGTCTTTTTACAAGTCAATGTCTGCACTTACCAGAGATTTTTTG GTTATACCTCTTCATTTTTCAAAGATATGGTTATCTTCTGCTGTTGGTGATAATATGGTAGTCATAAAGAGTATCAACGAAAAGGTGTGGAATGTTAATTTCTCCAAGAACAATGGTACCTTTGCCTTTACAGAAGGATGGTCAAAGGTTGTATGTGACCTTTCTTTATCTGATGGTTGTATACTTCTTTTCAAGCAAGTTAATCCGTATAATTATATACTCACACCTTTTTTCAAGGAAACACCTTATCCACTATGTGATCCAGGCATCTCTTTGTTTCTATCCATCTCATCTTTGCCGAATAGGAATTACATAGAGTCGTTCTGTCATGTTTTCAATGATCAAAGTGTTAATACACTG ctTCTTCCTACGTTTGTTGTTAAAAACACTATTGGTGTTGGTAAACTTAGAAGACCAATGAAGGTTCATCTAAATTCATGGGACTCTTTAGATGTTTTTGTAGAGAAAGATTCTGATAGCAAATGTTACTTTTTTACCAATGGTTGGAACAACATTGTGCAACATCTAGGTGTTCGTACTCAAAATCTGGTTGTTTTACGCTATATCTTTGATTACAACTTTCAGTTGACATTGTTTGATGTGAATGGATCTGAGGTTGTTATCCCTAGGGTTGCTTTAAAGTTTAATTCTCATCCTGGATTTCCATCTTCAACTCCGTTGGTAAACAATGTTGATGATTTTCATCATGATGATGATATAAAATCTGAACTTGATCCGGAGGTAGATGTTTTATTTGAGCCATCTGATTCTGATGAATCCGTTGTTGGTAGTTCTGACAGTGATTTATCGATTGATGATGATTTcgatgatgatgactttgaagaTTCTACCTGTGAATCTGATGATGACAAAAAGGAGCCCGATTATCAGCCTTTAGAATTTGAATGGGAGTATCATCCACGTCATTTC CGACTGAATAGCAAAGTTGCAAGTCTAGCTCGTGTTGATGTATCTGGGAAGATGACAGTTCAAAATCTTGCTGGCGTTGATACTGTTGTTACTTTTCGACCAGAGAAACATGGCGTAGGATTCAGATATGTTGCGAATGCATGGCGTACCAAGTTCACAAAGCCTAATGGAATCAATGCACCTCATAGATGCACTTTTGTATACTCTCCTGATGCAGATAAGTTGATTTTGAAGAAAGTTTCGAAGTAG
- the LOC110886584 gene encoding replication protein A 70 kDa DNA-binding subunit E-like: MLQNKVEVNTAIDFIGFVEVCFNIEDTTKKDGSKGKRLNLKIEDLEGQKCPVTLWDSFAVDMFTYMNDKKREKYVVIICHFGTVNLYKGKRGVANSFDLSRLFIDNADIEEISSFRERYVAKVSSSSSSNDNGGSYLISTVEDEFLNKGDFMLIGLLGTVLEKKKVLVIGTVTAICTDKLWYYNGCNHCKSRVEDRFVTKEGDDGSCDAGETKGLVCTNNECQGVDIYAIPRFKIPIRVQDSSGTVSLTLFDYEAFKIFKKSAKDLLAVQDQVVNSGEIPNPYPELFDTLVGKKYAFVINISDYNIEYQVENYGIAMATNDDDIIAALYSKFNINQHEQSESYGVPLSANLSNACEVTKDDASFTGDNVTPISNVDGSSKKASSCEVKRNLGEVYEVDDALRCSSTKRRMSDEIVEDEVVGLSKTLIPKTEK, from the exons ATGTTGCAGAATAAAGTAGAAGTTAATACTGCTATTG ATTTCATTGGATTTGTGGAAGTGTGTTTCAACATTGAAGACACAACAAAGAAAGATGGCAGCAAAGGAAAAAGACTGAATCTGAAAATTGAAGACCTTGA AGGTCAAAAATGTCCTGTTACGTTGTGGGATTCTTTTGCTGTCGACATGTTTACTTACATGAATGACAAAAAACGCGAGAAATATGTTGTTATCATTTGCCACTTTGGTACAGTAAATCTTTACAAGG GAAAGCGTGGAGTGGCCAACAGTTTTGATCTAAGTAGGCTTTTTATTGATAACGCTGACATTGAAGAAATTTCTTCTTTCAGAGAGAG GTATGTTGCCAAAGTTTCATCTTCTTCCTCATCGAATGACAATGGTGGTTCTTATCTTATTTCAACTGTGGAAGATGAGTTCCTCAATAAAGGAGATTTCATGCTCATTGGTTTACTTGGAACAGTATtagag aaaaagaAGGTGTTGGTTATTGGCACAGTCACGGCCATATGTACGGATAAGCTTTGGTATTACAATGGTTGTAACCACTGCAAATCACGTGTCGAGGATAGATTTGTAACCAAAGAGGGTGATGACGGTTCATGTGATGCTGGTGAAACAAAGGGTTTGGTTTGCACCAACAACGAATGTCAAGGAGTGGACATTTATGCAATTCCGCG tTTCAAGATACCTATCAGGGTCCAAGATTCATCTGGTACTGTTTCATTAACGCTGTTTGATTATGAAGCTTTCAAAATATTTAAGAAATCTGCAAAAGACTTACTTGCTGTCCAAGATCAG GTTGTTAATTCCGGTGAGATACCCAATCCCTATCCTGAGTTATTTGACACGTTGGTTGGAAAGAAATATGCGTTTGTCATAAATATTAGCGACTATAACATTGAATATCAAGTCGAGAATTACGGTATTGCAATGGCAACAAACGATGATGATATTATTGCTGCTCTCTATTCCAAATTCAACATTAACCAG CATGAGCAGTCGGAATCGTATGGTGTTCCGTTGTCCGCCAATCTGTCTAATGCTTGTGAGGTTACTAAG gATGATGCTTCATTCACCGGTGACAATGTTACGCCTATCTCCAATGTAGATGGAAGCAGTAAGAAGGCGTCTTCTTGTGAAGTAAAACGCAATCTAGGTGAAGTTTATGAAGTAGATGATGCATTACGTTGTTCTTCTACAAAGCGCCGCATGAGTGATGAGATTGTCGAAGATGAAGTTGTTGGTCTTTCTAAGACATTGATTCCGAAGACTGAGAAATAA
- the LOC110886595 gene encoding uncharacterized protein LOC110886595, which produces MFSTSNDVSSEFFNNASFSSIDVLWETTKPKSFIIFGIIKNIVTGFGWYYMTCPTCLHEATMEIEEYLPLDGSCDSNKFEVYHCSNYECFEHIIKPLPKFKIKIEVEDDTDSTHLILLHDQAVQIDGYSTFPKEIKSLVGKLFAYKIQVTHENIEKFDEVYDTTAISSDYSLISHVKKSLLTKQEENIAKGKRNLYELYDVDPAFPSCSTKRRVDEEKTGKDFH; this is translated from the exons ATGTTTTCAACATCTAATGATGTCTCTTCTGAGTTTTTTAACAATGCATCTTTCAGTAGCATTGATGTTTTATGGGAGACAACTAAG ccAAAGTCTTTTATCATATTCGGTATCATCAAGAACATTGTTACTGGTTTTGGTTGGTACTACATGACGTGTCCAACATGTTTGCATGAGGCTACTATGGAGATTGAGGAATATCTTCCACTTGATGGTTCTTGTGATTCTAATAAATTTGAAGTTTATCACTGCTCTAACTATGAATGTTTTGAACACATCATAAAACCTCTACcgaaatttaagatcaaaattGAAGTTGAGGACGATACTGATTCAACTCATCTTATATTACTTCATGATCAAGCTGTACAG ATCGATGGATATTCAACATTTCCAAAGGAGATTAAATCTTTGGTTGGGAAGTTGTTTGCTTATAAGATTCAAGTTACCCATGAAAATATCGAAAAATTTGATGAAGTTTATGATACCACTGCGATAAGCAGCGATTATTCTCTTATTTCTCATGTTAAAAAGAGCCTTTTGACTAAACAG GAGGAGAATATCGCAAAAGGTAAACGTAATCTGTATGAGTTGTACGATGTTGATCCAGCATTTCCGAGTTGTTCTACAAAGCGTAGGGTTGATGAAGAAAAAACTGGGAAAGATTTTCATTGA
- the LOC110886606 gene encoding uncharacterized protein LOC110886606 yields the protein MSKRSYNSRSSLKDPNSLQQRFNSPIIRTPLSDISNVDSTAERRKLRKIIIDNKRSKKSSSSTNVPNILPENISSLQSSNNTKRSKKSSSSTNVSNIFPDNISSLQSSNTIDRNVCSFSPHTSINHTSSLLSNITDNSITKSTPSNETLRYSIYPRINSSNNQSVFGTTSTITRLSSGKRKLEHKKRDTTPIPMVNLDSDEDDVVLVRVDDPYKGIIWTMVTKFLHAKSVVQSYGHQKVGKGRITMNKLCYGMCCGYGKVELPPLKDAHPSYQNLFSSINEKSKFFQKNIRRYNSMFSFTSMGGKVDSTINKGNAPFVYRISGQNYHCIGSLKPSNGNQPQFLKTSKSSSSNDKELDVEMIQYLRNFLDSENMLVKTYRMVRDHFHESPEANLKLHKAIDHRDILVETQSGMLQRISELHPSYLALQYPLLFPYGDDGYRIDIPHRDFIVTQKKIKPKCTMREFFAYRITMREFFAYRIQDRNYGFSLILNGRRLLQQFLVDAYTMIESERLHFIRRQQTKLRSETFENLQKHKAKGKQTLKDTGKAVILPSSFTGGARFMQQNYLDAMALCKSFGYPDFFITITCNPKWPEVKRFLKDSSIKAEDRPDILCRLFKIKLDSILKDLKDSNYLGEINAVVYTIEFQKRGLPHAHICLFMNVDHKLPTVDHIDPFISAEIPDKNEDPELYSLVSDYMIHGPCGNANLNCPCMVDKRCSKNFPKKFSSHTTVDSSGFPVYRRRDSGHTVIKSGVSLDNRSVVPYNKRLLKRYQAHINVEWCNQSGSVKYLFKYINKGPDMATVVVSGVSNPTIKDKPRDEIKEYYDCRYISACEASWRIFSNEVHYRYPAVMRLPFHMPGQQNVVYGADDDIDNVLSKPSVASSIFVEWMKLNESDENARKLTYVEFPTKFVWKPQDRSWQVRKTYQTVGRIHSVSPALGEPYFLRILLNKVRGPRSFEEIRTVNGQLFPTFRDACYAMGLLDDDNEYVEAIKEASFEGHAGYLRALFATLLLSNTLSRPEFVWENTWKYLADDILYRRQKETNIQGLLLPEHQIKNLTLLEIEKYLLSNGSSLRGFNTIPFPDDDSLRDATNRLINEELSHDVDQVQAEFNNLHQCLTDEQRSVFEEIMSAVASRKGGLFFVYGYGGTGKTFLWKTLSSAVRCRGEIVLNVASSGIASLLLSRGRTAHSRFHIPINLTEDSMCHIKPNSDIAKLLKETQLIIWDEAPMVHKHAFEALDRTMSDVFSDGRSIRSDVPFGGKVFVFGGDFRQILPVIPNGTRQQIVCASLSSSYIWSKCKLLRLTKNMRLTIGAESSDMESIREFAKWLLDIGEGKLGDDNDGEAIIQIPDDLLITDNSDPIQSLIDFVYPSIMEQFRNPGFFSERAILAPKNDVVHEINDRLLSLFPGDAKEYLSSDSICQTEQMLDSFQEGLYSTENLNALKISGLPNHRLVLKVGVPVMLLRNIDQQKGLCNGTRLRITFLGKRVIEAEVISGGNIGTRVFIPRLNMIPSDKKIPFEFQRRQFPLSVCFAMTINKSQGQSLSKVGLYLKDPVFTHGQLYVALSRVKTREGVKILIFDAEGKPTNKTSNVVYKEVFGSL from the exons ATGTCAAAAAGATCATATAACTCGCGTTCATCTTTAAAGGATCCGAATTCATTACAACAAAGATTTAACA GTCCTATTATCAGAACTCCTCTTTCAGATATCTCAAATG TTGACTCAACTGCTGAAAGACGTAAGCTTCGGAAAATAATAATTGATAACAAGAGATCAAAGAAATCGTCATCATCAACAAATGTTCCTAACATTTTGCCTGAGAACATAAGTTCGCTGCAGTCTTCTAATAATACCAAGAGATCAAAGAAATCGTCATCATCAACAAATGTTTCTAACATATTTCCTGACAACATAAGTTCGCTGCAGTCTTCTAACACTATTGATCGCAACGTATGCTCCTTTTCTCCTCATAcaagtataaatcatacaagtTCATTACTTTCAAACATAACAG ATAACTCCATAACCAAATCCACACCGTCAAATGAAACTCTTAGATATTCCATTTATCCTCGCATCAATAGTAGTAACAATCAATCGGTATTTGGTACTACTTCTACAATTACAAGGTTGTCTTCCGGTAAACGTAAGCTTGAGCACAAGAAACGTGATACCACTCCTATACCTATGGTCAATTTGGATTCTGATGAAGATGATGTTGTTTTAGTTAGAGTGGACGACCCTTACAAAGGG atTATTTGGACCATGGTGACCAAGTTCTTACATGCCAAATCTGTAGTGCAAAGTTATGGACATCAGAAGGTGGGAAAAGGGCGAATAACTATGAATAAACTATGTTATGGTATGTGTTGTGGGTATGGTAAAGTTGAGCTACCGCCTTTAAAGGATGCTCATCCGTCTTATCAAAATTTGTTTTCTTCCATAAATGAAAAAAGcaagtttttccagaagaataTTAGACGATACAACTCTATGTTCTCTTTTACATCTATGGGTGGAAAGGTTGATTCTACTATTAACAAGGGAAACGCTCCATTTGTATATCGTATAAGTGGCCAAAACTATCATTGCATCGGTAGTCTTAAACCTTCTAATGGAAATCAACCTCAGTTTTT GAAAACAAGCAAATCTTCGTCCTCTAATGATAAAGAGCTTGATGTTGAAATGATACAGTATTTGAGGAATTTTTTAGATTcagaaaatatgttggttaagacATATAGGATGGTCAGAGACCATTTTCACGAATCCCCAGAGGCTAACCTTAAACTCC ATAAAGCTATAGATCATCGTGATATTCTTGTGGAGACTCAGTCTGGAATGCTCCAGCGTATTAGTGAATTACATCCATCATATCTTGCCTTGCAATATCCGTTGCTATTCCCATATGGTGATGATGGATATAGAATTGATATTCCCCATAGAGATTTCATTGTCACGCAAAAGAAAATAAAGCCAAAGTGCACCATGAGAGAATTTTTTGCATACAGGATCACCATGAGAGAATTTTTTGCATACAGGATCCAAGATAGAAATTATGGTTTTTCCTTAATTCTTAATGGAAGAAGGTTGTTGCAACAATTTTTAGTTGATGCATATACTATGATCGAGAGCGAGAGGCTACATTTCATTCGGAGACAACAAACAAAACTTCGATCTGAGACATTTGAAAATCTTCAGAAGCATAAAGCTAAAGGAAAACAAACTTTAAAAGACACTGGAAAGGCTGTTATACTACCTTCTTCATTTACTGGAGGTGCAAGATTCATGCAACAAAACTACCTTGATGCAATGGCCTTATGTAAGTCATTCGGGTATCCAGATTTCTTCATAACTATAACTTGTAATCCAAAATGGCCAGAAGTAAAGAGATTTCTAAAAGATTCTTCCATCAAAGCTGAAGACAGGCCTGACATATTGTGTCGATTGTTTAAAATTAAGCTTGATTCCATACTGAAAGATTTGAAGGATTCGAATTATCTCGGTGAGATTAATGCTG TTGTTTATACTATAGAATTCCAGAAGCGTGGTCTTCCTCATGCACATATATGCTTATTTATGAATGTCGATCACAAACTTCCTACAGTAGATCACATAGATCCATTCATATCCGCTGAGATTCCTGATAAAAATGAAGATCCGGAACTTTATTCCTTGGTAAGTGATTATATGATTCACGGTCCATGTGGAAATGCTAATTTGAATTGTCCTTGCATGGTTGACAAAAGATGTTCAAAAAACTTTCCAAAGAAATTTTCATCACATACAACTGTTGATTCAAGTGGTTTCCCTGTATACCGAAGACGCGATTCCGGACACACAGTTATAAAATCTGGTGTTAGTTTGGACAACAGAAGCGTTGTTCCATATAACAAAAGACTTCTAAAAAGATATCAAGCACACATAAATGTAGAATGGTGTAATCAATCTGGTTCAGTTAAATATTTGTTCAAGTACATTAATAAAGGCCCTGATATGGCTACTGTGGTTGTTTCTGGTGTTTCAAATCCAACCATTAAGGATAAGCCAAGAGATGAGATCAAGGAATATTATGATTGCAGATATATTTCAGCTTGTGAAGCATCATGGAGAATATTCTCAAACGAGGTTCATTATAGGTATCCTGCTGTTATGAGGCTTCCCTTTCACATGCCGGGTCAACAGAATGTTGTGTATGGTGCGGATGACGATATTGATAATGTGTTAAGCAAGCCTTCTGTTGCTTCTTCAATATTTGTTGAATGGATGAAATTAAACGAGTCAGATGAAAATGCTAGAAAGTTGACTTATGTCGAGTTTCCTACCAAATTTGTTTGGAAACCTCAAGATAGATCTTGGCAGGTACGTAAGACGTACCAAACTGTTGGACGTATACATTCTGTGTCTCCTGCATTAGGAGAACCTTATTTTTTGAGGATACTTCTGAATAAAGTTAGAGGTCCCAGATCCTTTGAGGAAATACGTACTGTTAACGGTCAGTTATTCCCGACATTTAGAGATGCTTGCTACGCAATGGGGCTCTTAGATGATGACAATGAATATGTTGAGGCCATTAAAGAAGCAAGTTTTGAAGGACATGCTGGGTATCTGCGAGCGTTATTTGCTACATTGCTGTTGTCAAATACACTTTCACGGCCAGAGTTTGTTTGGGAGAACACGTGGAAATACTTAGCAGATGATATTTTATACAGACGTCAAAAAGAAACAAATATTCAAG gtttACTTCTTCCTGAACATCAAATTAAAAACCTTACTTTGTTGGAAATTGAAAAGTATTTACTTTCGAATGGTTCGTCGTTACGAGGATTTAACACGATACCTTTCCCTGATGATGATTCGTTACGTGATGCTACTAATCGTCTAATCAATGAAGAGCTATCACACGACGTAGATCAAGTACAAGCTGAGTTTAATAATTTGCATCAATGTTTGACAGATGAACAACGATCTGTTTTTGAGGAAATAATGTCAGCAGTTGCAAGCCGTAAAGGAGGGTTATTTTTCGTCTATGGTTACGGTGGAactggaaaaacgtttttatggaaaactttgtcttcagcagttcGTTGTAGAGGTGAGATAGTTTTAAATGTTGCTTCAAGTGGCATTGCTTCGTTATTACTTTCTCGTGGAAGGACAGCCCATTCTCGCTTCCATATCCCAATTAATCTGACTGAAGATTCCATGTGTCATATTAAGCCAAATAGTGATATCGCAAAATTATTAAAGGAAACTCAATTGATCATATGGGATGAAGCACCGATGGTCCATAAACATGCCTTTGAAGCTTTAGATAGGACGATGTCTGACGTATTTTCTGACGGTAGGAGTATTCGTTCTGATGTTCCGTTTGGAGGGAAAGTTTTTGTATTCGGCGGTGACTTTAGACAAATCCTACCAGTTATTCCTAATGGTACTAGACAACAAATTGTTTGTGCTTCTTTAAGCTCTTCATATATATGGTCAAAGTGCAAATTGTTAAGGTTGACTAAAAACATGCGCCTAACAATTGGAGCTGAAAGTTCTGATATGGAGTCTATCAGGGAGTTTGCGAAATGGCTGCTTGATATTGGTGAAGGTAAGTTGGGAGATGATAACGATGGTGAAGCAATTATTCAGATACCAGATGATCTATTAATCACCGATAATTCTGATCCAATACAAAGCTTAATTGACTTCGTCTACCCTTCAATTATGGAACAATTTCGGAATCCTGGTTTTTTTTCTGAGCGAGCAATTCTAGCACCAAAAAATGATGTAGTTCATGAAATTAACGATCGATTGCTTTCGTTATTTCCAGGTGATGCTAAAGAGTATTTGAGTTCCGATAGCATATGTCAAACTGAACAAATGCTTGATTCATTTCAAGAAGGTTTATACTCAACGGAGAACTTAAATGCTCTTAAGATTTCAGGCTTGCCTAATCATAGATTAGTTCTTAAAGTTGGTGTTCCTGTCATGCTTCTACGAAACATCGATCAACAAAAAGGTTTATGTAACGGGACAAGGCTAAGAATTACTTTTCTAGGCAAACGGGTAATAGAAGCTGAAGTGATATCCGGCGGTAATATCGGCACAAGAGTTTTTATTCCAAGACTTAATATGATTCCGTCAGACAAAAAAATACCATTCGAATTCCAAAGGAGACAATTTCCTTTATCAGTTTGTTTTGCCATGACAATTAACAAGAGTCAAGGACAATCTTTATCAAAAGTTGGTCTGTATTTGAAAGATCCTGTGTTCACTCATGGTCAGTTGTACGTTGCATTATCAAGGGTCAAGACCAGAGAAGGAGTTAAAATATTGATATTTGATGCTGAGGGAAAACCAACAAATAAGACGTCTAATGTAGTCTATAAAGAAGTCTTTGGTAGCTTATGA
- the LOC110911402 gene encoding glycerol kinase, whose product MAKTDAFIGSIDQGTTSTRFIIYDKHAKAVGSHQIEFTQFCPKAGWVEHDPMEIIESVKVCISKAIDKATADGYNVDKGLKGIGITNQRETTVVWSKSTGLALHNAIVWMDVRTTSICRKLEKELSGGKTHFLESCGLPISTYFSALKLLWLLENVDAVKQAVNKGDALFGTIDSWLIWNLTGGVNNGLHVTDVSNASRTMLMNLKTLNWDEKTLETLKIPKNLLPKIVSNAEVIGHIAKGWVIPGVPISGCLGDQHAAMLGQSCKKGEAKSTYGTGAFILLNTGEQVIKSTHGLLTTLAFKLGKDAPTNYALEGSIAIAGAAVQWLRDSLGIISTAKEIEELANKVDSTGGVYFVPAFNGLFAPWWRDDARGVLIGITRFTNKSHIARAVLESMCFQVKDVLDSMHKDAGEKGEKKNDKGQFLLRVDGGATANNTLMQIQADLLGNPVVRPADIETTALGAAYAAGLAVGVWTEAEIFANGERLKKDTTFNPVLNEDLRKKKVASWCKAVERTFDLADLSL is encoded by the exons ATGGCTAAAACCGATGCATTCATTGGATCAATCGATCAAGGAACAACCAGTACCCGTTTCATCATCTATGACAAACACGCCAAAGCCGTTGGATCTCATCAAATCGAATTCACCCAATTCTGCCCCAAAGcagg GTGGGTTGAACATGATCCGATGGAGATTATTGAGAGTGTGAAGGTGTGTATATCGAAGGCGATTGATAAAGCTACAGCGGATGGGTATAATGTGGATAAGGGTCTTAAAGGAATTGGGATTACGAATCAGAGGGAAACGACGGTTGTTTGGAGTAAATCTACTGGTCTTGCTCTTCATAATGCTATTGTTTGGATGGATGTACGGACCACTTCCATTTGCAG GAAACTAGAGAAAGAATTATCAGGAGGAAAAACTCATTTTCTTGAATCATGTGGGTTGCCAATAAGCACATATTTTAGTGCACTCAAGCTCTTATGGCTACTCGAAAACGTCGACGCCGTTAAACAAGCTGTAAACAAAGGGGATGCTCTTTTCGGAACCATAGACTCATGGCTAATCTGGAACTTAACCGGCGGTGTAAACAACGGTTTACACGTTACTGATGTTTCTAACGCGTCAAGAACCATGCTCATGAATCTAAAAACACTAAACTGGGACGAAAAAACGTTAGAAACGTTAAAGATTCCGAAAAACCTTCTTCCGAAAATCGTAAGCAATGCAGAAGTTATCGGGCATATTGCGAAAGGCTGGGTGATCCCAGGAGTCCCGATTTCGGGTTGTTTAGGTGATCAACACGCAGCCATGTTGGGTCAATCGTGTAAAAAAGGCGAAGCGAAAAGCACGTATGGAACGGGTGCGTTTATCCTGTTGAATACCGGCGAACAGGTGATCAAGTCAACGCATGGTTTGTTGACCACGTTAGCGTTTAAGCTTGGGAAAGACGCGCCTACGAATTACGCGCTCGAGGGGTCGATTGCGATTGCGGGTGCGGCGGTTCAATGGTTAAGGGATAGTTTAGGGATAATTAGTACGGCTAAGGAGATCGAGGAGTTAGCAAATAAGGTTGACTCGACGGGGGGTGTGTATTTTGTTCCCGCTTTTAATGGGCTGTTTGCGCCGTGGTGGCGTGATGACGCGCGTGGCGTGTTGATTGGGATTACGCGGTTTACGAACAAGTCGCATATCGCACGGGCTGTTCTTGAGAGTATGTGTTTTCAGGTGAAGGATGTGTTGGATTCGATGCATAAAGATGCCGGTGAAAAGGGGGAGAAGAAGAATGATAAGGGTCAGTTTTTGCTTAGGGTTGACGGTGGGGCTACTGCTAATAACACTCTTATGCAGATTCAG GCTGACTTGTTGGGTAACCCGGTGGTGAGACCAGCAGACATTGAAACCACGGCTCTGGGTGCCGCTTATGCAGCTGGTTTAGCGGTTGGAGTGTGGACAGAAGCCGAGATATTTGCGAACGGCGAGAGGCTGAAGAAAGACACTACTTTTAATCCTGTTTTGAATGAGGATCTGAGGAAGAAGAAGGTGGCATCATGGTGCAAAGCAGTTGAAAGAACTTTTGATTTGGCTGATTTATCACTCTAA